One Triticum dicoccoides isolate Atlit2015 ecotype Zavitan chromosome 5B, WEW_v2.0, whole genome shotgun sequence genomic window carries:
- the LOC119310082 gene encoding GDSL esterase/lipase At5g33370-like, producing MAALGVLLVMVAAMVAAAAAAATPSAPRPFFVFGDSLVDSGNNNYLATTARADSPPYGLDYPTHRATGRFSNGLNVPDIISEHLGAEPVLPYLSPHLDGHKLLGGANFASAGVGILNDTGIQFVNIIRIQKQLRYFEQYQSRVQRLIGGPATQRLVWSALVLITLGGNDFVNNYYLLPFSARSRQFALPDYVRYLIAEYKTILQQLHGLGARRVLVTGSGPIGCAPAELATRSANGECDLELQRAAALYNPQLVQMTKDLNAQFGADVFVAVNAYRMHMDFISAPAAYGFVTSKVACCGQGPYNGVGLCTAMSSVCPDRSLYAFWDNFHPTERANRIIVSQFMAGSPDYMHPLNLSTILAMDAAAMP from the exons ATGGCTGCGCTTGGCGTCCTCCTCGTGATGGTAGCAGCCATggtagcagcggcagcggcagcagcaacgcCGAGCGCTCCTCGCCCCTTCTTTGTGTTCGGCGACTCCCTGGTGGACAGCGGCAACAACAACTACCTGGCCACCACGGCGCGCGCCGACTCGCCGCCCTACGGCCTCGACTACCCGACCCACCGCGCCACCGGCCGCTTCTCCAACGGCCTCAACGTCCCCGACATCATCAGCGAGCACCTCGGGGCCGAGCCCGTGCTGCCCTACCTCAGCCCCCACCTCGACGGCCACAAGCTGCTCGGCGGCGCCAACTTTGCGTCCGCCGGCGTCGGCATCCTCAACGACACCGGCATCCAGTTT GTGAACATCATCCGTATACAGAAGCAGCTGCGCTACTTCGAGCAGTACCAGAGCAGGGTGCAGCGGCTGATCGGCGGGCCGGCGACGCAGCGGCTGGTGTGGAGCGCGCTGGTGCTCATCACGCTCGGCGGCAACGACTTCGTCAACAACTACTACCTGCTGCCCTTCTCCGCCAGGTCCCGCCAGTTCGCGCTCCCGGACTACGTCCGCTACCTCATCGCCGAGTACAAGACCATCCTCCAGCAGCTCCACGGCCTCGGCGCCCGCCGCGTCCTCGTCACCGGCTCGGGCCCCATCGGCTGCGCGCCGGCGGAGCTCGCCACGCGTAGCGCCAACGGCGAGTGCGACCTGGAGCTGCAGCGCGCCGCCGCGCTCTACAACCCGCAGCTGGTGCAGATGACCAAGGACCTCAACGCTCAGTTCGGCGCCGACGTGTTCGTCGCCGTCAACGCCTACCGGATGCACATGGACTTCATCTCCGCCCCGGCGGCGTACGGCTTCGTCACGTCCAAGGTGGCGTGCTGCGGCCAGGGCCCGTACAACGGCGTGGGGCTGTGCACCGCCATGTCCAGCGTCTGCCCGGACCGCTCCCTCTACGCCTTCTGGGACAACTTCCACCCCACCGAGAGGGCAAACCGCATCATCGTCAGCCAGTTCATGGCCGGCTCCCCGGACTACATGCACCCACTCAACCTCTCCACCATCCTCGCCATGGACGCCGCCGCAATGCCATAA